Proteins found in one Nitrospirota bacterium genomic segment:
- the bamA gene encoding outer membrane protein assembly factor BamA: MQKVKSIEIRGNKRIEEPAIRGRITLKVGEPYTSEAVRTQIRLIYEMGFFEDVQIETERVIGGVAITFVVREKPFITEIVFDGNQNLSDDKLQEKITIRSQSFLDQQQAKESAEKIRLAYQEDGYADARVVPIIQTLDEDRKRLTFFIREGDRAKVKTVIFDGMKHVTKKELFKVMATRQWVWLLSNFTDAGILKKEELGNDVERIKEVYLNKGYLNIQVGFPTVELTDDKKWYIVTFNIVEGEPYNVGEVGYRGNTVFEEPELKVGAKVIQGDVFQRAKIRDEITRLTELYGGKGYAFTDVNPAVTPDPQTKTAKILFHIKEGELIRVREIVITGNDKTRDNVIRRELRLDEQDVIDTVAIKRSFQRLNNLNFFETVEILPRQVAPDKVDLDVKVKEKPTGMFSIGGGFSTLDRFVAVADITEGNLGGRGWMGRIRGQLGQLRTVGLVTFRDPYLNDSLTSLQVDVYRSQTFFGAFFEDKAGVSATFGRWFSEYASGSFSLVAEQLKYQDPEEYFNSFNPFGTSGGAGGFGFGVAPEFIRRQFGTQTTTGFRSSLARDSRDYYLDPRTGGRYAINFDYGTPYLGGTNHFVKLALDGIQYWPLPWDLRHSFRARFGTVEGVGGKPIPITERYYVGGINTMRGFVFGQAGPKTSDGFIVGAARELIFNYDFIFPISSEAKLNGVIFFDYGKGFDDNERLSLNLRRAAGVEARWISPFGPLRVAYGFNLKREPIEREAVFEFSVGSLF, encoded by the coding sequence GACGTCCAGATCGAGACGGAGCGGGTGATCGGCGGGGTCGCGATCACGTTCGTGGTCCGCGAGAAGCCCTTCATTACCGAGATCGTCTTCGACGGCAACCAAAACCTGAGCGACGACAAGTTGCAGGAGAAAATCACGATTCGCAGCCAATCCTTTCTCGATCAGCAGCAGGCCAAGGAGAGCGCCGAGAAGATCCGGCTGGCGTACCAGGAGGACGGTTACGCGGACGCCCGCGTGGTACCCATCATCCAGACCCTGGACGAAGACCGTAAGCGGCTCACGTTTTTCATCCGGGAGGGAGACCGAGCCAAGGTCAAAACCGTCATCTTCGACGGCATGAAGCACGTCACGAAAAAGGAGCTGTTCAAGGTCATGGCCACCCGCCAGTGGGTCTGGCTCCTTTCCAATTTCACGGATGCCGGCATTCTCAAGAAGGAGGAGCTTGGCAACGACGTCGAGCGGATCAAGGAAGTCTACCTGAACAAGGGGTACCTCAACATCCAGGTCGGGTTCCCGACGGTCGAGCTGACCGACGACAAGAAGTGGTACATCGTCACGTTCAACATCGTCGAAGGGGAGCCTTACAACGTCGGGGAAGTGGGCTATCGGGGCAACACGGTCTTCGAGGAGCCCGAGCTCAAAGTCGGCGCCAAGGTTATCCAGGGGGACGTGTTCCAGCGGGCCAAGATTCGGGACGAGATCACCAGGCTGACCGAGCTCTACGGGGGCAAGGGCTATGCGTTCACGGACGTCAACCCGGCGGTGACGCCCGATCCTCAGACCAAGACGGCCAAGATCCTCTTTCACATCAAGGAGGGCGAGCTGATCCGGGTGCGGGAGATCGTGATCACGGGCAACGACAAGACCCGCGACAACGTGATCCGGCGCGAACTACGGCTCGACGAACAGGACGTCATCGACACCGTGGCCATCAAGCGGAGCTTCCAGCGGCTGAACAACCTCAACTTCTTCGAGACCGTCGAGATCCTGCCCAGGCAGGTGGCTCCCGACAAGGTGGACTTGGACGTCAAGGTGAAAGAAAAGCCCACGGGCATGTTCAGCATCGGCGGCGGCTTCAGCACGTTGGATCGGTTTGTGGCGGTCGCGGACATTACGGAGGGCAACCTGGGGGGGCGTGGCTGGATGGGTCGGATCCGCGGCCAGCTCGGCCAGTTGCGCACGGTGGGGCTCGTCACGTTCCGCGACCCCTATCTCAACGATTCGTTGACGTCCCTGCAGGTGGACGTGTACCGGTCTCAGACGTTCTTCGGCGCCTTTTTTGAAGACAAGGCTGGCGTGAGCGCCACCTTTGGGCGGTGGTTTTCAGAGTACGCCTCCGGGAGCTTCAGCTTGGTGGCCGAACAACTCAAATATCAGGACCCGGAAGAGTACTTTAACAGTTTTAACCCGTTCGGCACGTCGGGAGGGGCCGGCGGGTTTGGGTTTGGCGTCGCTCCCGAGTTCATCAGGCGGCAGTTTGGGACCCAGACCACGACCGGCTTCCGCAGCTCGCTGGCACGAGACAGCAGGGACTACTATCTGGATCCCAGGACCGGCGGGCGTTATGCGATCAATTTCGACTACGGCACGCCCTATCTGGGGGGGACCAACCATTTCGTCAAGCTCGCCCTCGATGGGATCCAATATTGGCCCCTGCCTTGGGACTTGCGCCATTCGTTTCGGGCCAGGTTCGGTACGGTGGAGGGCGTGGGAGGAAAACCGATCCCGATCACCGAGCGGTATTACGTGGGCGGCATCAATACCATGAGGGGCTTTGTCTTCGGCCAGGCCGGTCCGAAAACGTCGGACGGATTTATCGTGGGCGCCGCCCGCGAGCTCATCTTCAACTATGACTTCATTTTTCCGATTTCATCCGAAGCCAAGCTGAACGGGGTGATCTTCTTCGACTACGGCAAGGGATTCGACGATAATGAGAGATTGAGCTTGAATCTGCGCCGGGCGGCCGGTGTGGAAGCCAGGTGGATTTCGCCGTTCGGACCGCTCCGTGTGGCCTACGGGTTCAACTTGAAGCGCGAGCCGATCGAGCGGGAGGCCGTGTTTGAATTTTCCGTCGGCTCGCTGTTCTGA
- a CDS encoding OmpH family outer membrane protein, giving the protein MARIKKVAGRGVLAAAAIVHLAVWGCAAGQTTSQTNPGARVGVLEIEKVFAETAAGKRAQESLNTFVRNRQALIELEAKELKRMEEDLIKQASVLSANARKEREDQFRRRVAEFQQKEGELNREIQEKQSEVLDGFREKVERITAKVAQQLELQVVIQKGRGRGSPIIYNEPTVDVSGKVIEEFSKEHP; this is encoded by the coding sequence GTGGCTCGAATCAAAAAGGTGGCTGGTCGGGGAGTGCTGGCGGCGGCCGCCATTGTCCATCTCGCCGTGTGGGGTTGTGCAGCGGGGCAGACGACGAGTCAGACGAATCCGGGGGCGCGCGTCGGCGTGCTCGAAATCGAGAAGGTCTTCGCCGAGACGGCCGCCGGCAAGCGGGCCCAGGAGTCGCTCAACACCTTTGTCAGGAACCGCCAGGCCCTGATCGAGCTGGAGGCCAAGGAGTTGAAGCGGATGGAGGAGGACCTGATCAAGCAGGCCAGCGTGCTCAGCGCCAATGCGAGGAAGGAGCGGGAAGACCAGTTCCGCCGACGCGTGGCCGAGTTTCAGCAGAAAGAGGGCGAGCTGAACCGGGAAATCCAGGAGAAGCAGAGCGAGGTGCTCGACGGGTTCCGGGAAAAGGTCGAACGGATCACGGCCAAGGTGGCCCAGCAATTGGAGTTGCAGGTGGTGATCCAGAAGGGGCGTGGCCGGGGCAGCCCGATCATCTACAACGAGCCAACGGTCGATGTGTCCGGCAAGGTGATCGAAGAGTTCAGCAAGGAGCATCCATAG
- the fabZ gene encoding 3-hydroxyacyl-ACP dehydratase FabZ, with protein sequence MTIDIGEILALLPHRYPFLLVDRIRELEVERRIVGIKNVTVNEPFFQGHFPDRPIMPGVLILEAMAQVGGVLAFKSFPAAGQPVVYLTGVDQAKFRKPVVPGDQLRMELEVVRRRPPFWKMQGKAYVEADLVCEAELTAMVTEERSEKT encoded by the coding sequence ATGACCATCGACATCGGGGAGATCCTGGCGCTGCTCCCCCATCGGTATCCCTTTCTGCTCGTAGATCGGATCCGTGAGCTGGAGGTGGAGCGTCGCATCGTCGGGATCAAAAACGTGACGGTCAACGAGCCGTTCTTTCAAGGGCACTTTCCGGATCGCCCGATCATGCCCGGCGTGTTGATCCTGGAAGCGATGGCCCAGGTCGGAGGGGTGCTTGCGTTCAAGTCCTTCCCGGCGGCGGGTCAGCCGGTGGTCTATTTGACCGGAGTGGATCAGGCCAAGTTTCGCAAACCTGTCGTGCCGGGCGATCAGCTGCGAATGGAACTGGAGGTCGTCCGGCGGCGTCCGCCGTTCTGGAAGATGCAGGGCAAGGCCTACGTGGAGGCCGATCTGGTGTGTGAGGCCGAGTTGACGGCGATGGTCACTGAAGAACGGAGCGAAAAGACGTAA
- a CDS encoding OmpH family outer membrane protein gives MRRGDLLIVSAVVLLMLDQAAGLAAEAFKVAVIDQQAILERTKSGKRIVETMKEFATSRQRILAADDEELKGLEKELREQGGGMSEAARRDKQEAFRVKFEGYQRRVQEFNREIQSKQKELGDEYMKKINAVVTELAKKEGYVAVLDRGSEATMKIVIYSRSTIDLTDQAVKEIDRRFP, from the coding sequence ATGAGGCGAGGAGACCTGCTCATAGTCAGTGCGGTAGTGCTGTTGATGCTCGACCAGGCTGCCGGCCTGGCGGCGGAGGCCTTCAAGGTCGCGGTGATCGATCAACAGGCCATTCTGGAACGGACGAAGTCCGGCAAGCGCATCGTCGAGACCATGAAGGAGTTCGCGACCAGCCGGCAGCGCATCCTGGCGGCTGACGACGAGGAGTTGAAGGGTCTTGAGAAGGAGCTTCGCGAGCAGGGTGGCGGAATGAGCGAGGCGGCCCGGCGGGACAAGCAGGAGGCCTTCCGCGTCAAGTTCGAAGGCTACCAGCGCCGAGTGCAGGAGTTCAATCGCGAGATCCAGAGCAAACAGAAAGAGCTGGGCGACGAGTACATGAAGAAGATCAACGCGGTCGTCACGGAACTGGCCAAGAAGGAAGGATACGTGGCTGTGCTGGACAGGGGGAGTGAGGCCACCATGAAGATCGTCATCTACAGCCGAAGCACCATTGATCTCACGGACCAGGCGGTCAAGGAGATTGACCGGCGGTTTCCGTGA